The following proteins are co-located in the Roseovarius arcticus genome:
- a CDS encoding DNA-3-methyladenine glycosylase family protein: MGAIAVSVRIIETDADVAKDAIALCAMCSRLADAFTQTGQLPLRRKPDGFAELLSAIVSQQVSVASANAIWARMQEAGLTAPAPVLRAGEGGLRAAGLSRQKIRYAQELARAGIDWVALRAMPTDAVLKTLTQVPGIGTWTAEIYAMFSLGHADVFAHGDLALQEAARILYDLPERPDERAMRVIAAEWSPYRSVAARLLWAYYRVAKQREGIR, from the coding sequence ATGGGCGCAATCGCTGTGAGCGTGCGTATCATCGAAACGGACGCCGACGTGGCAAAGGACGCAATCGCACTTTGCGCGATGTGCTCGCGTCTGGCCGATGCCTTCACCCAGACCGGGCAATTGCCCCTGCGGCGCAAGCCAGACGGCTTTGCCGAACTCCTCAGCGCAATTGTCAGCCAGCAGGTCAGTGTCGCGTCGGCCAATGCCATCTGGGCGCGGATGCAGGAGGCGGGCCTAACCGCCCCTGCGCCCGTCTTGCGGGCGGGCGAAGGTGGTCTGCGCGCCGCTGGCCTTAGCCGTCAAAAGATTCGGTATGCTCAGGAACTGGCTCGCGCCGGGATTGATTGGGTCGCGCTGCGCGCCATGCCCACGGATGCGGTGCTGAAAACGCTGACACAGGTACCCGGCATTGGCACATGGACTGCGGAAATTTATGCGATGTTCAGCCTCGGCCATGCCGATGTGTTCGCCCATGGCGATCTGGCCCTGCAGGAAGCGGCGCGCATTCTATACGATCTGCCCGAGCGCCCGGACGAGCGCGCGATGCGCGTCATTGCCGCAGAATGGAGCCCCTATAGGTCGGTTGCTGCCCGCCTGCTTTGGGCCTACTACCGGGTAGCGAAACAAAGAGAAGGCATCAGATGA
- the uvrB gene encoding excinuclease ABC subunit UvrB produces the protein MPYAHSDSQPAVLSNPAPDIRERLKLEGGKRFEMVSDFEPAGDQPTAIAEISQAIKDGDRDQVLLGATGTGKTYTMAMVIEETQRPAIILAPNKTLAAQLYGEFKGFFPNNAVEYFVSYYDYYQPEAYVARSDTFIEKESQINEQIDRMRHSATRALLERDDVIIVASVSCIYGIGSVETYGAMTQDLKVGSDYDQRQVMADLVAQQYKRNDAAFQRGSFRVRGDSLEIFPAHLEDRAWRLSFFGNELEAIIEFDPLTGEKTGSFEQIRVYANSHYVTPKPTMNQAIIGIKKELRIRLDQLVAEGKLLEAQRLEQRTKFDLEMLEATGVCNGIENYSRYLTGRAPGEPPPTLFEFIPDNAIVFADESHVSVPQIGAMYKGDYRRKFTLAEHGFRLPSCMDNRPLKFEEWDAMRPQSVFVSATPAKWEIEQTGGVFTEQVIRPTGLLDPMIEVRPVGTQVDDLLDEVRRVTAAGYRTLVTTLTKRMSEDLTEYMHEQGIKVRYMHSEIDTIERIEILRDLRLGAFDVLIGINLLREGLDIPECGLVAILDADKEGFLRSETSLIQTIGRAARNSDGRVIMYADRITGSMERAIGETDRRRDKQIAYNEKHGITPATVKKNVEDILAGLYKGDVDMARVTAKIDKPMHGANLAAHLDGLRVDMRKAAENLEFEEAARLRDEVKRLEAVDLAISDDPMAHQSAVEEAVSAGSKMRGRSTAGKPGQRGGNVKRRRK, from the coding sequence ATGCCCTACGCCCATTCCGACAGCCAACCAGCCGTCCTGTCCAATCCTGCCCCCGACATACGCGAACGCCTTAAGCTGGAGGGTGGCAAGCGGTTCGAGATGGTTAGCGATTTTGAGCCTGCAGGGGACCAGCCGACGGCGATTGCCGAGATCTCTCAGGCGATCAAGGATGGCGACCGCGATCAGGTGCTGCTGGGCGCGACCGGGACGGGCAAGACGTATACGATGGCGATGGTGATTGAGGAAACGCAGCGCCCTGCGATTATTCTGGCCCCGAACAAGACACTGGCGGCCCAGCTATACGGCGAGTTCAAGGGGTTCTTTCCGAACAACGCGGTCGAGTATTTCGTCAGTTATTACGATTATTACCAGCCCGAGGCCTATGTCGCACGCAGCGATACCTTCATCGAGAAGGAGAGCCAAATCAACGAGCAGATTGACCGCATGCGCCACTCGGCCACGCGTGCCCTGCTTGAGCGAGACGATGTGATTATCGTCGCATCGGTCAGCTGCATCTACGGTATCGGTAGCGTCGAAACATATGGCGCGATGACCCAAGACCTGAAGGTCGGCTCTGATTACGACCAGCGCCAAGTGATGGCTGATCTGGTCGCGCAGCAGTACAAGCGCAATGACGCGGCATTCCAGCGCGGCAGTTTTAGGGTCCGTGGCGACAGCCTTGAGATTTTCCCGGCTCACCTTGAGGATCGCGCGTGGCGGCTGTCCTTCTTTGGTAATGAGCTGGAGGCGATCATCGAGTTTGATCCGCTGACCGGCGAAAAGACCGGCAGTTTCGAGCAGATTCGCGTTTATGCCAACAGTCACTATGTGACACCGAAACCCACGATGAATCAGGCCATTATAGGGATCAAGAAGGAGCTGCGCATCCGGCTGGATCAATTGGTCGCCGAAGGCAAGCTATTAGAGGCGCAGCGGCTGGAGCAGCGCACGAAGTTCGATCTGGAAATGTTGGAGGCCACAGGCGTCTGCAACGGGATCGAGAACTATTCGCGCTACCTAACAGGCCGCGCCCCCGGTGAGCCGCCCCCCACGCTTTTTGAATTCATCCCCGACAATGCCATCGTGTTCGCTGACGAATCTCACGTGTCAGTGCCGCAGATCGGCGCGATGTACAAAGGCGACTATCGCCGCAAATTCACGCTGGCCGAGCATGGTTTTCGCCTGCCGTCCTGCATGGATAACAGGCCCCTCAAATTTGAGGAATGGGATGCGATGCGGCCCCAATCAGTGTTCGTATCTGCGACCCCCGCCAAGTGGGAGATTGAGCAGACAGGCGGCGTCTTTACCGAACAGGTGATCCGCCCCACCGGCCTTTTGGACCCGATGATTGAGGTGCGCCCCGTCGGCACGCAGGTTGACGATCTGCTGGACGAGGTGCGCCGCGTCACGGCCGCAGGCTACCGCACACTGGTGACGACCCTGACGAAACGCATGTCCGAGGACCTGACTGAATACATGCACGAGCAAGGCATCAAGGTCCGCTACATGCACTCAGAGATCGACACGATCGAGCGGATCGAAATTTTGCGCGATCTGCGTCTGGGCGCGTTCGATGTGCTGATCGGGATCAACCTGCTGCGGGAGGGTTTGGATATTCCTGAATGTGGCCTCGTCGCGATCCTTGATGCAGACAAGGAAGGCTTTTTGAGATCCGAAACTTCGCTGATTCAGACAATTGGCCGCGCGGCCCGAAACTCTGACGGTCGCGTCATCATGTATGCAGACCGCATAACGGGCAGTATGGAACGCGCGATAGGCGAGACGGATCGCCGCCGAGACAAGCAGATCGCCTATAACGAAAAGCACGGGATCACCCCAGCGACGGTCAAAAAGAACGTCGAGGACATCCTTGCGGGTCTCTACAAAGGCGACGTCGATATGGCCCGCGTCACAGCCAAGATTGACAAGCCGATGCATGGCGCCAATCTAGCGGCGCATCTGGACGGCTTGCGCGTCGACATGCGAAAGGCCGCCGAGAACCTCGAATTCGAAGAGGCCGCGCGCCTGCGCGACGAGGTAAAGCGTCTGGAGGCCGTCGATCTGGCTATCTCGGACGATCCAATGGCACATCAGTCGGCTGTAGAGGAGGCTGTGTCAGCCGGGTCCAAGATGCGCGGACGCTCCACAGCGGGCAAGCCGGGTCAGCGCGGTGGAAATGTCAAGCGGCGGAGGAAGTGA
- a CDS encoding squalene/phytoene synthase family protein, which produces MSDLGDDLTGCADLLRRGDPDRFRAAMAAPVAARRVLFPVYAFNVEVSRAPWLTQESIIAEMRLQWWRDALDEIAQGGKVRRHEVVTPLAEVLDAEGAALLDALIVSRQWDIYRDPFEDEAHLTRYLEHTSGNLMLAAARALGQADAAVVMDAGYATGVAGWLRAIPALEEAGRIPLLDGRPEGIRALAQDGLRRLAAARARRNDISAQARPALLASWQAEGVLRHAFAQPQLVPDGGLEPSPIRSSLGLMARSVTGRW; this is translated from the coding sequence GTGAGTGATCTAGGCGATGACCTGACAGGTTGCGCCGACTTGCTGCGCCGGGGCGATCCCGACCGCTTTCGTGCGGCGATGGCGGCGCCGGTGGCGGCGCGCCGGGTGCTGTTTCCGGTCTATGCCTTCAACGTCGAAGTGTCGCGCGCCCCATGGCTGACGCAGGAATCCATCATTGCCGAAATGCGCTTGCAATGGTGGCGCGACGCGCTGGATGAGATCGCGCAGGGCGGCAAGGTGCGGCGGCACGAGGTCGTCACACCTCTCGCCGAAGTGCTGGACGCCGAAGGCGCCGCGTTACTGGATGCGCTGATCGTGTCGCGGCAGTGGGACATCTACCGCGACCCGTTCGAGGATGAGGCGCATTTGACCCGCTATCTTGAACATACCAGCGGCAACCTGATGCTGGCCGCCGCGCGCGCATTAGGGCAAGCCGATGCCGCTGTCGTTATGGACGCGGGATACGCCACTGGCGTCGCAGGATGGCTGCGCGCCATTCCAGCGCTGGAGGAGGCCGGACGCATACCGCTGCTGGATGGCCGCCCCGAGGGGATCCGTGCGTTGGCCCAGGACGGGCTGCGCCGCCTTGCTGCGGCGCGCGCACGGCGCAATGACATTAGCGCTCAGGCGCGGCCCGCCCTGCTCGCCTCTTGGCAGGCCGAGGGCGTTTTGCGGCACGCCTTTGCCCAGCCTCAATTAGTGCCGGATGGGGGGCTGGAGCCGTCGCCGATTCGGTCATCTCTGGGCTTGATGGCTCGCTCAGTGACGGGAAGATGGTAG
- a CDS encoding thermonuclease family protein, producing MKLKAIITATTVAIFFMGTMVSANEVKGKVTHVRDADTIEVRGVPIRFDGVDAPDKGQAGFNEGKDWMKRNYANRMVRCVLTGAKTYDRYVGTCFGSKGENISAAVISAGWARDCPRYSSGKYRKYETARSRSVAMKDYCR from the coding sequence ATGAAGCTGAAAGCCATCATCACTGCAACCACAGTCGCCATTTTCTTCATGGGAACAATGGTCAGCGCAAACGAGGTCAAAGGTAAAGTTACCCATGTCAGGGATGCAGACACGATTGAAGTCCGTGGCGTTCCAATTCGCTTTGACGGTGTAGATGCTCCTGACAAAGGCCAAGCGGGTTTCAACGAAGGCAAGGATTGGATGAAGCGCAACTATGCTAACCGGATGGTCCGCTGTGTCTTGACCGGTGCAAAAACGTATGACCGTTACGTTGGAACTTGCTTTGGCAGCAAAGGCGAAAATATCAGTGCTGCGGTTATAAGCGCTGGCTGGGCCAGAGATTGTCCAAGGTATTCGAGCGGTAAGTATCGCAAATACGAAACAGCAAGGTCGCGTTCCGTTGCCATGAAAGACTATTGCAGGTGA
- a CDS encoding precorrin-6A/cobalt-precorrin-6A reductase: MSLLLLAGTGEARELADAMAANGLPFTVWLPEGGRVAPDWPCDIHRSPLAECLAVSVPTAILDASHPFAVQISRVAADHCAQRGLPYCLLRRPEWRAQSGDLWVHVSSEAEAAQKIAPGSRVLVASGREGLADFAALNECYVYCRQIGGAPDAPFPLPNGEWLVQQPPFPVEEEIALFRRLRIDWLVLRNAGSRRADSKLTAARRAGVQVAMIGRPAPPDAPCVSTVEAALEWAQSL, from the coding sequence ATGAGCCTGCTTTTGCTAGCCGGGACGGGCGAGGCGCGCGAACTGGCGGACGCGATGGCGGCCAATGGGCTACCTTTCACCGTCTGGCTGCCCGAAGGCGGACGAGTAGCGCCCGATTGGCCGTGCGATATTCATCGCAGCCCGTTGGCAGAGTGTCTGGCGGTATCGGTGCCAACCGCAATCCTAGATGCCAGCCATCCATTTGCCGTGCAAATATCGCGCGTTGCCGCCGATCATTGCGCGCAAAGAGGCCTGCCCTATTGCCTGCTGCGCCGCCCCGAATGGCGTGCGCAGTCCGGCGATCTATGGGTTCATGTGAGTAGCGAAGCGGAGGCGGCGCAAAAGATCGCGCCCGGTAGCCGGGTGCTGGTCGCGTCGGGGCGCGAGGGTCTAGCGGATTTTGCGGCGCTGAATGAATGCTATGTATACTGCCGCCAGATTGGCGGCGCGCCCGATGCACCCTTTCCGCTCCCCAATGGTGAGTGGTTGGTCCAGCAGCCCCCCTTTCCGGTCGAGGAGGAGATTGCGCTATTCCGCCGTCTGAGGATCGACTGGTTGGTATTGCGCAATGCAGGCAGTAGGCGGGCGGATTCCAAATTGACAGCCGCGCGCCGCGCGGGTGTCCAGGTCGCGATGATAGGCCGCCCCGCGCCGCCAGACGCACCTTGCGTGAGTACGGTTGAGGCGGCGCTGGAATGGGCGCAATCGCTGTGA
- a CDS encoding PLDc N-terminal domain-containing protein has product MEYGLFGILVLIADIYAIYQTLTSSASTGKKVVWTLAILILPVLGFIAWLIFGPRGNKAAV; this is encoded by the coding sequence ATGGAATATGGTCTATTCGGAATTTTGGTTCTGATCGCAGACATATACGCGATCTACCAGACACTCACCTCCTCCGCATCGACGGGGAAAAAGGTCGTCTGGACATTGGCGATCCTGATCTTGCCGGTGCTCGGCTTCATCGCTTGGCTGATCTTTGGCCCGCGCGGCAACAAGGCGGCTGTATAG
- a CDS encoding alpha/beta hydrolase, whose protein sequence is MTRVLNAGRKEPISGETKSIVVFLHGYGANGPDLLGLADPLADHLPDTLFVAPDAPENVPGMPNGFQWFPIPWIDNSSEEEAERGLLAASDDLNAFLDALMVDEDVLPEQVVLFGFSQGSMMALHVAPRREDALAGIVAFSGRLLRPELLEDEAVSRLPILLVHGDADEVVPAKSLPEAAEALQTAGWKDVYAHVMKGTGHGIAPDGLEVALAFMADKLGLG, encoded by the coding sequence ATGACGCGCGTACTTAACGCTGGCCGCAAAGAGCCGATTTCGGGCGAGACGAAGTCAATCGTGGTGTTTCTGCATGGGTATGGCGCCAATGGGCCTGACCTCTTGGGCCTTGCCGACCCGCTGGCCGATCACTTGCCAGATACGTTGTTCGTAGCGCCTGACGCACCTGAAAACGTTCCGGGGATGCCGAACGGGTTTCAATGGTTTCCCATCCCGTGGATCGACAACAGCAGCGAGGAGGAGGCCGAGCGCGGATTGCTGGCCGCCTCGGACGATCTGAACGCGTTTCTGGATGCGCTGATGGTGGACGAGGACGTGCTGCCCGAGCAAGTCGTGCTCTTCGGCTTTTCCCAAGGGTCGATGATGGCCCTGCACGTCGCGCCCCGGAGGGAGGACGCGCTTGCCGGGATCGTCGCCTTTTCGGGCCGCCTTTTGCGCCCAGAATTGCTGGAGGATGAGGCCGTCTCGCGTTTGCCTATCCTGCTGGTGCATGGCGACGCCGATGAGGTGGTTCCTGCCAAGTCACTGCCCGAAGCCGCCGAGGCGCTGCAAACGGCCGGTTGGAAGGATGTCTATGCCCACGTGATGAAGGGTACTGGCCACGGCATCGCGCCCGATGGGCTAGAGGTAGCGCTGGCCTTTATGGCGGATAAGCTGGGGCTGGGTTAA
- the cobA gene encoding uroporphyrinogen-III C-methyltransferase: MFDALPLPAHQWPTIQPGWVWLCGAGPGDPGLLTIHALNALRQADVVVYDALVQEVILDWAPQAEKIYAGKRGGKPSTVQRDISLRLVDLARAGKRVLRLKGGDPFVFGRGGEEAQTLVQHGVPVRIIPGISAGIGGLAYAGIPVTHRDVNQSVTFVTGHDQSGNAPSSLNWKALAEGSQLLVIYMGMKHAAQISASLITHGRDPDEPCAVVCNATTPQQQVIETTLSRMASDIEASGLEPPALLCIGRSVLMRQVLDWQGQMAGDSVRDMDPLCRGLAAEVA, from the coding sequence ATGTTTGATGCACTTCCCCTCCCTGCCCATCAGTGGCCCACGATTCAGCCCGGATGGGTCTGGCTGTGCGGTGCTGGCCCCGGTGATCCGGGCTTGCTGACGATTCACGCGCTGAACGCACTGCGGCAGGCTGATGTAGTGGTTTATGACGCGCTGGTGCAGGAGGTCATCCTCGATTGGGCGCCTCAGGCCGAGAAGATTTATGCTGGCAAGCGCGGCGGGAAACCGTCCACTGTGCAACGCGACATATCTCTTCGCCTCGTCGACCTCGCCCGCGCGGGCAAGCGGGTGCTGCGCCTCAAGGGAGGTGATCCCTTCGTCTTTGGACGCGGCGGCGAAGAGGCACAGACGCTGGTGCAGCATGGCGTGCCAGTGCGGATTATTCCAGGCATTAGCGCGGGTATCGGCGGGCTGGCCTATGCCGGCATCCCGGTGACGCACCGCGACGTGAATCAGTCCGTGACCTTCGTGACCGGCCATGATCAGTCGGGCAACGCGCCCTCTTCGCTGAACTGGAAGGCGCTGGCAGAGGGCAGTCAACTGCTGGTGATCTACATGGGTATGAAACACGCGGCGCAAATCTCAGCCTCGCTGATAACGCACGGCCGCGACCCGGACGAGCCTTGCGCCGTGGTCTGCAACGCGACAACGCCGCAGCAGCAAGTCATTGAAACGACACTTAGCCGCATGGCATCCGATATTGAGGCCAGCGGGCTGGAGCCGCCTGCCCTGCTGTGCATCGGACGATCGGTGCTGATGCGCCAAGTGCTGGATTGGCAGGGCCAGATGGCTGGCGATTCGGTGCGCGACATGGATCCGCTGTGCCGGGGGCTGGCAGCCGAGGTGGCCTGA
- the cimA gene encoding citramalate synthase yields MTRTRLSLYDTTLRDGQQTQGVQFSTAEKQRIAEMLDSLGVDYIEGGWPGANPTDSAFFDAGPKTRARMTAFGMTKRAGRSAANDDVLAAVMNAGTASVCLVGKAHDFHVERALGITLAENTENVAASIKHLVASGREALLDAEHFFDGYKANPAYALEVCHAALSAGARWIVLCDTNGGTLPTEIGRVTAEVIAAGIPGDRLGIHTHNDTENAVAGALAAVDAGARQIQGTLNGLGERCGNANLTTLIPTLLLKEPYASTYEIGVNLDALQNLSRVSRKLDDILNRVPMRQAAYVGASAFAHKAGLHASAILKDPSTYEHIDPALVGNARIIPMSNQAGQSNLRQRLMEAGIDVAPGDPALALILEQIKEREAAGYTYDSAQASFELLARRALGQLPQFFEVKRYKVTVERRKNKYDQMVSLSEAVVVVKVDGEKKLSVSESMDADGCDRGPVNALAKALAKDLGRYQSAIDDMRLVDFKVRITQGGTEAVTRVIIDSEDEQGRQWSTVGVSANIVDASFDALLDAINWKLLQGE; encoded by the coding sequence ATGACCCGCACCCGCCTCTCTCTCTACGACACCACTCTGCGCGACGGGCAGCAGACGCAGGGCGTCCAATTCTCGACCGCTGAAAAGCAGCGCATTGCGGAAATGCTGGACAGCCTCGGCGTCGACTATATTGAGGGCGGCTGGCCCGGCGCGAACCCGACCGACAGCGCTTTTTTCGACGCGGGCCCCAAGACGCGCGCTCGCATGACCGCCTTTGGCATGACCAAGCGTGCGGGCCGCAGCGCGGCCAATGACGATGTGCTGGCTGCCGTGATGAACGCAGGCACCGCCTCCGTCTGCTTGGTCGGCAAGGCGCATGATTTCCATGTGGAGCGGGCGCTGGGCATAACGCTGGCCGAGAATACGGAAAACGTCGCAGCCTCGATCAAACACCTTGTCGCTAGCGGTCGCGAGGCGCTGCTGGACGCTGAACATTTCTTTGACGGTTACAAGGCGAACCCGGCCTATGCGCTGGAGGTGTGCCATGCCGCGCTGAGCGCCGGCGCCCGCTGGATCGTGCTATGCGACACCAATGGCGGCACCCTGCCTACCGAAATCGGGCGCGTCACCGCCGAGGTAATCGCGGCCGGCATCCCCGGCGACCGCCTTGGCATCCACACCCATAACGACACCGAAAATGCCGTCGCAGGCGCGCTGGCCGCTGTCGATGCAGGAGCGCGCCAGATCCAAGGCACGCTGAACGGGCTGGGCGAGCGGTGCGGCAACGCCAACCTGACCACGCTGATCCCGACCCTGCTGCTGAAGGAGCCATACGCCAGCACCTACGAGATCGGCGTCAACTTGGATGCCCTGCAAAACCTCAGCCGCGTGTCACGCAAGCTGGACGATATCCTGAACCGCGTGCCAATGCGGCAGGCCGCCTATGTCGGCGCGTCGGCCTTTGCCCACAAGGCCGGCCTGCACGCCAGCGCGATCCTCAAGGACCCGTCGACCTACGAGCATATCGACCCAGCGCTGGTCGGCAACGCGCGCATCATCCCAATGTCCAATCAGGCCGGCCAGTCGAACCTGCGCCAGCGCCTGATGGAGGCAGGGATCGACGTGGCGCCGGGCGATCCCGCCCTTGCCCTCATCCTCGAGCAGATCAAGGAACGTGAGGCGGCTGGCTATACCTACGACAGCGCGCAGGCCAGTTTCGAGTTGTTGGCGCGGCGCGCCTTAGGCCAACTACCCCAGTTCTTTGAGGTCAAGCGCTACAAGGTCACCGTCGAGCGGCGCAAGAACAAGTATGACCAGATGGTCAGCCTGTCCGAGGCTGTCGTCGTGGTGAAGGTCGACGGCGAGAAAAAGCTGTCGGTCAGCGAGTCGATGGATGCAGACGGCTGCGACCGCGGCCCGGTCAACGCCCTGGCAAAGGCGCTGGCCAAGGATCTGGGCCGCTACCAAAGCGCAATAGACGACATGCGGCTGGTCGATTTCAAGGTCCGCATCACGCAAGGCGGAACCGAGGCCGTGACCCGCGTCATCATCGACAGCGAGGACGAGCAGGGTCGCCAATGGTCGACCGTGGGCGTCAGCGCGAACATAGTCGATGCATCATTCGATGCGCTGCTGGACGCAATCAACTGGAAGCTGCTGCAAGGTGAGTGA
- a CDS encoding MFS transporter: MTQAAPLIDDARARRNVTVLVLAQAILGAQMPMIFVVAGLAGGGLAANACFATLPISLIVIGSMLSATPVSAIMQRYGRRVGFLVGTTGGAIGGAVGAYGLYTASFPLFLFGSFLTGIYMSAQGFYRFAAADTASDAFRPKAISYVLAGGLMSAIIGPQLVKVTAEAMVVPFLGTYLAVIALNVTGSTLFLFLSIPKPPVPSENAPRGRTRLELLKTPRIAVAVICAMVSYALMNLVMTSTPLAVVGCGFGPGRAADVVTAHVLAMYAPSFFTGHLIARFGSERIMGAGIAILAAAGVVALQGVELPNFFVALVLLGLGWNFGFIGATSMLTSAHEPHERGRMQGLNDLLVFGGVTVASLASGGLMNCSGGDAQTGWTSVNLAMAPFLVLAAGALIWLVLRQRREAA; encoded by the coding sequence ATGACACAAGCAGCCCCCCTCATCGACGACGCACGCGCCCGCCGAAACGTCACCGTTCTGGTTTTGGCGCAGGCGATCCTTGGTGCGCAAATGCCGATGATATTCGTCGTCGCAGGTCTGGCGGGCGGCGGGCTGGCTGCGAACGCTTGTTTCGCCACACTTCCCATCTCGCTGATCGTCATCGGCTCAATGCTGTCGGCGACGCCGGTGTCGGCGATCATGCAGCGGTATGGCCGCAGGGTCGGCTTTCTCGTCGGGACAACGGGCGGCGCGATCGGCGGGGCTGTGGGGGCTTATGGTCTATATACCGCGTCCTTCCCGCTGTTTTTGTTCGGCAGCTTTCTGACCGGCATCTACATGAGCGCGCAAGGTTTCTACCGCTTTGCCGCAGCCGACACAGCCAGCGACGCATTCCGTCCCAAAGCAATTTCATACGTCCTCGCGGGCGGCTTGATGAGCGCGATCATCGGCCCTCAGCTGGTCAAGGTGACGGCAGAGGCGATGGTCGTGCCTTTCCTCGGCACCTATCTGGCGGTGATCGCGCTAAACGTCACCGGATCCACCCTGTTTTTATTCCTCAGTATCCCCAAGCCGCCGGTCCCGTCTGAGAATGCGCCGCGCGGGCGCACCCGGCTAGAGCTGCTCAAGACGCCGCGTATTGCAGTCGCGGTGATCTGCGCGATGGTGTCCTATGCGTTGATGAACCTTGTGATGACATCGACACCGCTGGCAGTGGTCGGGTGCGGATTTGGTCCGGGGCGCGCGGCGGACGTGGTGACTGCGCATGTCCTGGCGATGTATGCGCCGTCCTTCTTTACCGGGCACCTGATCGCGCGCTTTGGCTCCGAGAGGATCATGGGCGCGGGAATCGCGATCCTTGCTGCGGCAGGTGTGGTTGCCCTTCAGGGGGTCGAGCTTCCCAACTTCTTTGTCGCGCTGGTGCTGCTGGGCCTGGGATGGAACTTTGGCTTTATCGGGGCCACGTCGATGCTGACCAGCGCGCATGAGCCGCACGAGCGGGGGCGGATGCAAGGATTGAACGATTTGCTGGTTTTCGGCGGCGTCACCGTCGCGTCACTGGCATCGGGCGGCTTAATGAATTGCTCGGGCGGCGATGCGCAAACGGGTTGGACATCGGTCAATCTGGCGATGGCGCCTTTCTTGGTGCTGGCGGCTGGCGCGCTGATCTGGCTGGTGCTGCGGCAACGCCGCGAAGCGGCTTAA
- a CDS encoding SOS response-associated peptidase encodes MCNLYSMTSNRQAIVDVARAMTVADAVGNLEPSPSIFPDQFAPVVRSIEGGRELTIMRWGMPSPAFALKNRKTDTGVTNVRNTKSPHWRRWLGPENRCVVPVTSFCEYDTRPGKNKEPVWFALNETRPLAFFAGIWTEWTSVRKLAEGETTNNLFGFLTTDANEIVKPIHPKAMPVILTTAAQVDAWLTEPTEAALSLQVPLPHGSLSIVARGQRADPR; translated from the coding sequence ATGTGTAACCTCTACAGCATGACCTCTAACCGCCAAGCGATAGTCGATGTGGCGCGGGCTATGACCGTGGCAGATGCGGTCGGCAACCTAGAGCCATCCCCCAGCATATTCCCTGACCAGTTTGCGCCCGTGGTGCGCAGCATTGAAGGCGGTCGGGAATTAACCATCATGCGGTGGGGTATGCCATCGCCCGCATTCGCGTTGAAAAATCGTAAGACTGATACGGGCGTAACCAATGTTCGCAACACCAAGTCGCCCCATTGGCGGCGGTGGCTGGGTCCAGAAAACCGATGCGTTGTGCCGGTCACGAGCTTTTGCGAATACGATACCCGCCCCGGCAAGAACAAAGAGCCAGTTTGGTTTGCCTTGAATGAGACGCGCCCGCTGGCATTTTTCGCGGGGATCTGGACCGAATGGACGTCAGTACGCAAACTTGCCGAAGGCGAAACCACTAACAACCTGTTTGGATTTCTGACCACAGATGCGAATGAGATAGTGAAGCCGATTCACCCCAAGGCGATGCCAGTCATTTTGACCACTGCGGCTCAGGTGGATGCATGGCTGACTGAGCCGACAGAGGCGGCATTGAGCCTACAAGTCCCATTGCCGCATGGAAGCCTATCGATAGTTGCGCGCGGTCAAAGAGCCGATCCGAGATAG